The Coffea arabica cultivar ET-39 chromosome 9e, Coffea Arabica ET-39 HiFi, whole genome shotgun sequence genome has a window encoding:
- the LOC113710443 gene encoding OBERON-like protein, with protein MGTSSGSHFNHQPSPRMLPPRQQPRSGGLQTSLSLVSPDACGSPNFQERGSNSDQIRESPSESASSRETWPTADALMGKKVDKDKERENGFAEHSVVRHISSSETMTLRDLARERVDVIAERMQHLPDEFLEKFKNELRVLLEGLGGSQHREEFLFLQKLVQSRGDLTDKTLIVAHRIQLEILVAIKTGIQAFLHPSVSLSQASLIDIFLYKRCRNIACGSALPAEDCTCELCSKRNGFCNLCMCVICNKFDFEVNTCRWIGCDLCSHWTHTDCAIRNGQIGMGPSVKNGASSAEMLFRCRACSRTSELLGWVKDVFQHCAPSWERDALLRELDFVRRIFRGSEDNRGRKLLWKCEELIEKLNSGVAEPMACKAILMFFQELEGDPAKGQESEEGGRLIAPQEAFNKIADVVQEAIRKMEMVAEEKMRMVKKARLAVDACDQELKDKTREVAALQMERQRKKQQIDELESIVRLKQAEADMFELKANEARREAERLQRIALAKTEKSEEDYASRYLKQRLNEAEAEKQFLFEKIKLQESSRASQSSSGMYSKIQDLLKNM; from the exons ATGGGGACATCTTCGGGATCTCACTTCAATCACCAACCCTCACCGAGAATGCTGCCTCCTCGTCAACAGCCAAGGTCAGGTGGACTTCAGACTTCCTTATCACTTGTATCACCAGATGCTTGTGGATCTCCTAATTTTCAGGAGAGGGGATCAAATTCTGATCAAATTCGTGAGTCCCCATCAGAAAGTGCTAGTTCACGAGAAACGTGGCCAACCGCTGATGCTTTGATGGGGAAAAAAGTGGACAAGGATAAGGAAAGGGAGAATGGCTTTGCTGAACATTCTGTTGTTCGACATATCTCAAGTTCCGAAACCATGACTCTTCGTGATTTGGCCAGAGAAAGAGTGGATGTAATAGCAGAGAGGATGCAACATCTTCCGGAtgagtttcttgaaaaattcaAGAACGAGCTTCGTGTACTTCTTGAAGGGCTAGGTGGTTCTCAGCACAGAGAGGAATTTCTGTTTCTTCAGAAGCTGGTTCAGAGTAGAGGTGATTTGACTGATAAAACACTGATTGTGGCACATAGAATCCAGTTAGAAATCTTAGTTGCTATCAAGACTGGAATTCAGGCATTTCTCCATCCAAGTGTCAGTTTGTCTCAGGCTTCTCTTATTGACATTTTCTTGTATAAGAGGTGCCGAAATATAGCATGTGGAAGTGCTCTTCCTGCAGAGGACTGTACATGCGAGCTGTGCTCCAAAAGAAATGGGTTCTGCAACCTCTGCATGTGTGTGATATGCAACAAGTTTGACTTTGAGGTGAACACTTGTCGATGGATTGGCTGTGACCTGTGCTCTCATTGGACTCATACTGATTGTGCTATTCGCAATGGACAGATAGGTATGGGCCCTAGTGTAAAAAATGGTGCAAGCTCAGCAGAGATGCTTTTCCGCTGCCGAGCTTGCAGTAGGACATCTGAATTGTTAGGGTGGGTTAAAGACGTGTTCCAGCATTGTGCACCAAGCTGGGAAAGGGATGCTTTGTTAAGGGAGCTTGACTTTGTGCGGAGAATATTTCGCGGCAGTGAGGATAACAGGGGCCGAAAATTGTTGTGGAAGTGTGAGGAACTCATTGAAAAACTGAACTCAGGGGTGGCAGAACCTATGGCTTGCAAAGCAATCCTGATGTTCTTTCAAG AGCTTGAGGGAGACCCTGCAAAGGGCCAAGAAAGTGAAGAAGGTGGTCGCCTTATAGCTCCGCAGGAGGCATTCAATAAGATTGCTGATGTGGTGCAGGAGGCAATCAGAAAAATGGAAATGGTTGCGGAGGAAAAGATGAGGATGGTTAAGAAAGCTCGGTTAGCTGTTGACGCCTGTGATCAGGAGCTCAAGGACAAAACAAGGGAAGTAGCAGCACTGCAGATGGAGAGGCAAAGGAAAAAGCAACAAATCGATGAGCTTGAAAGCATCGTGCGGCTTAAACAGGCTGAGGCTGATATGTTTGAGCTCAAGGCAAATGAAGCCAGAAGGGAAGCAGAGCGGTTACAAAGGATTGCACTAGCCAAGACCGAGAAGTCAGAAGAGGATTACGCTAGCAGGTATCTTAAACAACGATTGAATGAAGCTGAAGCAGAGAAGCAGTTTCTGTTCGAGAAGATTAAGCTTCAAGAGAGCTCAAGGGCATCACAAAGCAGTTCTGGGATGTATTCCAAAATACAAGACCTGCTCAAGAACATGTGA